One segment of Streptomyces sp. NA02950 DNA contains the following:
- a CDS encoding protein kinase family protein: MAERSTAAVDVADSGDEEPLTAEAGKATADGAGTEEKAGKDTEAAGTRETGAAADANPPELHSGHKLARRYRLEECVTRLDGFSSWRAVDEKLRRAVGVHVLPADHPRARPVLAAARSAALLGDPRFVQVLDAVEENDLVYVVHEWLPDATELTAVLAAGPLEPHDAYQLVSQVSQAMAAAHREGLAHLRLNPGSVLRTESGQYRIRGLAVMAALRGISADHPQRTDTEAIGALLYAGLTQRWPYEKDAYGLSGLPKGVGLIAPDQVRAGVHRGLSELAMRALVNDGATASRQDQPCTTPEELAKAVSAMPRIRPPEPAFTPSAAYQRTTYQQGAYGQPLRGGTSRTSGAPAPVPPPPPLQSRTGKALKWAVSALLIAALGLGSWQLADTLLKDENKPDPGKSTSEKDDKKAPKVASKPIAIQGAVELGKDPMAPEKAQLAADRDASTAWVTKEFWNYPNFGNLAGYEDGSGIIVDLGSVKNVSHVDVDFYRPGQKVEILAAEASASEPTTLDAFSRHITALKTAGGQLTTTLDKPVRTRYLLVHVTELPTSTPDRYRGGISEIKVKG; this comes from the coding sequence GTGGCGGAACGGAGCACGGCTGCCGTCGACGTGGCCGACAGCGGTGATGAGGAGCCGCTGACCGCCGAGGCGGGCAAGGCCACGGCCGACGGGGCGGGGACGGAAGAGAAGGCCGGCAAGGACACAGAGGCCGCGGGCACCCGGGAGACGGGCGCCGCGGCCGACGCGAACCCGCCCGAATTGCACAGCGGTCACAAACTGGCCAGACGCTACCGTCTGGAGGAGTGCGTCACCCGTCTGGACGGATTCAGCAGTTGGCGTGCGGTGGACGAAAAATTGCGCCGCGCCGTCGGCGTGCACGTTCTCCCGGCCGACCATCCGCGGGCCCGTCCGGTCCTCGCCGCCGCTCGCTCGGCGGCGCTTCTGGGCGACCCGCGTTTCGTCCAGGTCCTCGACGCCGTCGAGGAGAACGACCTCGTCTACGTCGTCCACGAGTGGCTTCCGGACGCCACCGAACTCACCGCCGTGCTGGCCGCGGGGCCACTGGAGCCGCACGACGCCTACCAGTTGGTCAGCCAGGTCTCCCAGGCGATGGCCGCCGCCCACCGCGAGGGACTGGCTCATCTGCGCCTCAACCCCGGCTCCGTGCTACGCACGGAATCCGGCCAGTACCGCATCCGCGGCCTGGCGGTGATGGCCGCCCTGCGGGGTATCAGCGCCGACCACCCCCAGCGCACCGACACCGAGGCGATCGGCGCGCTGCTGTACGCCGGGCTCACCCAGCGCTGGCCCTACGAGAAGGACGCCTACGGACTCTCCGGGCTTCCCAAGGGTGTCGGGCTGATCGCCCCCGACCAGGTCCGCGCCGGAGTCCACCGGGGGCTGTCCGAACTGGCGATGCGCGCGCTGGTCAACGACGGGGCCACCGCCTCCCGTCAGGACCAGCCCTGCACCACGCCCGAGGAGTTGGCCAAGGCCGTCTCGGCCATGCCGCGCATCCGGCCGCCCGAGCCCGCCTTCACGCCCTCTGCGGCCTACCAGCGCACCACGTACCAGCAAGGGGCGTACGGCCAACCGCTGCGTGGCGGCACCTCACGCACCTCCGGCGCGCCCGCCCCGGTGCCTCCGCCGCCCCCGTTGCAGAGCCGCACCGGAAAGGCCCTCAAGTGGGCCGTCTCCGCGCTTCTGATCGCTGCCCTCGGCCTGGGCAGCTGGCAGTTGGCGGACACCCTCCTGAAGGACGAGAACAAGCCGGACCCGGGCAAGTCCACCAGTGAGAAGGACGACAAGAAGGCCCCGAAGGTTGCCAGCAAGCCGATCGCCATTCAGGGAGCGGTGGAGTTGGGCAAGGACCCCATGGCTCCGGAAAAGGCGCAACTGGCCGCAGACCGCGATGCCAGCACCGCCTGGGTGACCAAGGAGTTCTGGAACTACCCGAACTTCGGCAACCTGGCCGGGTACGAAGACGGCAGTGGAATCATCGTCGATCTCGGCAGCGTCAAGAACGTCTCCCACGTCGACGTCGACTTCTACCGCCCCGGCCAGAAGGTCGAGATCCTCGCGGCCGAAGCGTCGGCGTCGGAACCCACCACTCTTGACGCCTTCTCTCGGCACATCACGGCCTTGAAGACCGCGGGCGGTCAGTTGACCACCACGCTCGACAAACCCGTACGGACGCGATACCTACTGGTCCACGTCACCGAGCTACCGACCAGCACCCCGGATCGCTACCGTGGCGGCATCTCGGAGATCAAGGTCAAGGGCTGA